The following proteins come from a genomic window of Polyangiaceae bacterium:
- a CDS encoding response regulator transcription factor: MMNGKVGAGPGESEVVGVLVVDDDELSMKSTVSLLNRHGYFVMGFTTGAELLERNAVDPYQIVLLDIALDQGQSGIELGQVLRDRGYDGQIIALSGSTDPEVKAAALHRAADQFVMKGDGPDVLLGAVAAAARRCGAQLQLPLLEVLRDETTVRVRGRVIRLRQQEHAFLRVLDEHRNEIVTYERLNTALKLSKHACHTVRSRICDAIGPASKLVCNIPGVGYSLMG; the protein is encoded by the coding sequence ATGATGAACGGCAAGGTGGGAGCGGGACCCGGGGAATCAGAAGTCGTGGGCGTGCTCGTCGTGGATGACGACGAGCTGTCCATGAAGAGCACAGTGAGCCTGCTCAACCGCCACGGGTACTTCGTCATGGGGTTCACCACCGGCGCTGAGCTCCTGGAGCGAAACGCGGTAGATCCGTATCAAATCGTGCTCTTGGACATTGCGCTGGACCAAGGGCAGAGCGGCATAGAACTGGGCCAAGTGCTCCGCGACCGCGGCTACGACGGCCAGATCATCGCGCTGAGCGGAAGCACGGACCCCGAGGTGAAGGCCGCCGCGCTCCACCGCGCCGCCGACCAGTTCGTGATGAAGGGGGACGGGCCGGACGTGCTGCTCGGGGCCGTTGCGGCCGCTGCTCGGCGATGCGGAGCACAGCTCCAGCTGCCGCTCTTGGAGGTTCTCCGAGACGAAACAACCGTGCGGGTGCGTGGACGAGTGATCCGACTCCGGCAGCAGGAGCATGCCTTCTTGCGCGTCCTGGACGAACATCGCAACGAGATCGTCACATACGAGCGGCTCAACACTGCGCTGAAGCTCAGCAAACACGCTTGCCACACCGTGAGATCGCGGATCTGCGACGCGATCGGACCTGCGTCAAAGCTTGTCTGCAACATTCCGGGCGTCGGCTACTCGTTGATGGGCTAG
- a CDS encoding transposase — protein sequence MGPPGGRARSAHRSGRISARQLRPGSRCRRRRWGPFWSVAAGLLRFLDDPAVPIDNNATERSLRGVVRLVSLCAPSSSAGNRECSIIARIAGGLSDVGIGVGPAGLPGGPDRLRKSAREHRRRPGARARFLTGATSGSRDTTRPLWPRPRPSLFDGTGRRG from the coding sequence ATGGGACCACCGGGTGGCCGTGCTCGCAGCGCGCACCGCTCTGGCCGAATTTCAGCCCGTCAGCTCAGACCCGGGTCCCGGTGTCGTCGGCGAAGGTGGGGTCCATTCTGGTCGGTGGCAGCAGGCCTGCTGCGGTTTCTCGACGACCCGGCGGTGCCCATCGACAACAACGCCACGGAAAGAAGCCTTCGCGGTGTGGTGAGGTTGGTTTCATTGTGCGCTCCCTCTTCAAGTGCCGGGAATCGTGAGTGTTCGATCATCGCGCGAATTGCGGGCGGTCTGAGCGATGTCGGCATCGGCGTAGGGCCTGCTGGACTTCCGGGCGGTCCAGATCGACTGCGAAAATCTGCCAGGGAGCATCGAAGACGACCTGGCGCGCGGGCAAGATTCCTGACTGGAGCAACTTCCGGGTCGCGTGACACGACACGCCCGCTTTGGCCGCGGCCTCGACCGTCGTTGTTCGACGGTACGGGCCGACGCGGATAG
- a CDS encoding protein kinase, producing the protein MAAADEANVVHRDLKPQNLFLIGQGAERAGLRGLQDDRHASNLAMGAVGTPGYMSPEQARGEEVDHRADVFALGVIAYRVLTGRPAFAAPDSVSTLHNVVHVQPVRPGDLVALALAKDKAAASRRR; encoded by the coding sequence CTGGCAGCTGCCGACGAGGCGAATGTCGTGCACCGGGACCTGAAGCCCCAGAACCTGTTCCTGATCGGGCAAGGAGCCGAGCGTGCTGGACTTCGGGGGCTCCAAGATGATCGACACGCCAGCAACCTGGCGATGGGCGCGGTCGGCACGCCCGGTTACATGTCGCCGGAGCAGGCGCGCGGGGAAGAGGTCGACCACCGTGCGGATGTGTTCGCTTTGGGGGTCATCGCCTATCGCGTGCTCACGGGCCGGCCCGCCTTCGCGGCGCCGGATAGCGTCAGCACGCTGCACAACGTGGTCCACGTCCAGCCCGTCCGGCCGGGGGATCTGGTGGCCCTGGCTCTGGCCAAGGACAAAGCGGCCGCTTCTCGTCGGCGCTGA
- a CDS encoding winged helix-turn-helix transcriptional regulator — MHLSRDEEAASVLKGLRQLVHGLRATSHAVEDDVGLTGAQLFVLRELAAEPDVSIRRLSERTMTDPSSVSVVVARLTERGLVNRRRDPGDGRRNVLSVSMRGKAVLGRSPEPYQAKLFAALQALPRQRLRQLHLGLSALLDGSKQSHSTAPLFFEDSAPSRSRRKRRG; from the coding sequence ATGCATTTGTCGAGAGACGAGGAGGCGGCCTCAGTGTTGAAAGGCCTCCGGCAACTCGTCCACGGTCTCCGTGCCACCTCGCACGCTGTCGAGGACGATGTCGGACTAACGGGCGCGCAGTTGTTCGTCTTGCGTGAACTCGCCGCGGAGCCCGACGTGTCGATTCGCCGCCTGTCCGAGCGGACCATGACCGATCCGAGCTCTGTGTCGGTGGTCGTCGCACGCCTCACCGAGCGTGGTTTGGTCAATCGGCGCCGCGACCCTGGGGATGGTCGTCGCAACGTACTCTCGGTGAGCATGCGCGGGAAGGCAGTCCTCGGGCGTTCCCCCGAGCCTTACCAGGCCAAGCTCTTCGCTGCCCTGCAGGCTCTTCCCCGTCAACGCCTGCGGCAGCTTCACCTCGGACTGTCGGCTCTGTTGGACGGCTCAAAGCAGAGCCATAGTACGGCGCCTCTATTCTTCGAAGACTCTGCGCCGTCGCGCAGCCGGAGAAAACGTCGTGGCTAG
- a CDS encoding chloride channel protein: protein MAPVVQVVGGGPGEYAVDRRVTGIAAIAALIGIAAALIAQLLSAAIALITNLAFYGTFSFANASPAGNSLSGWVIVVPVAGALVVGLMARYGSAAIRGHGIPEAMEQVLFNESRIPARVLLLKPLSAVISIGTGGPFGAEGPIIATGGALGSLVGQFIKISADERKTLLAAGAAAGMAATFGSPVAAVLLAVELLLFEYRPRSLIPVILASVAATGVRIGFDGMAPAFSVRDLPAPTPYGLIGYVAVGAIAGIASVAVTKAVYAVEDLFERFPIHWMWWPALGAIPVGIIGMFVPRTMGVGYDNIEQMISGGFTGKALGVLCACKLVSWLFSLGSGTSGGTLAPLFTVGGGVGYAAAAGLAAIVPSAGIDLRIGTLVGMAALFAGASRAPLACVVFAFEATRQPLGLLPLLGGCGAAYLLSCVMMRTSIMTEKIARRGRPIPAEYSADQLEQVLVSDVGIRSVVTLKNADQITTVKAWLRSGAPETAHHGFPVVDDDGRVLGVVTQRDIYACRAVDRPVSALVTRSLIGIARSASLREAADTMLREGVGRLPVMEGRRLLGIITRSDLLEAHQPRLIATTRVERTRRVGFAKREERRGT, encoded by the coding sequence ATGGCACCGGTCGTCCAAGTTGTCGGAGGTGGGCCGGGCGAGTATGCCGTCGACCGCCGGGTTACAGGGATTGCTGCCATCGCTGCGCTGATTGGGATCGCGGCAGCGTTGATCGCGCAGCTCTTGTCGGCCGCCATCGCCCTGATCACGAATCTAGCCTTCTACGGAACCTTCTCCTTTGCAAACGCATCGCCGGCCGGAAATTCACTTTCCGGATGGGTGATCGTCGTTCCGGTGGCCGGTGCGTTGGTCGTGGGACTGATGGCTCGGTACGGGTCGGCTGCGATCCGCGGCCACGGTATCCCCGAAGCGATGGAGCAGGTGCTGTTCAACGAAAGCCGCATCCCGGCGCGTGTGCTCCTGCTCAAGCCTCTGTCGGCCGTGATCTCCATCGGTACGGGCGGACCGTTCGGGGCCGAAGGTCCCATCATCGCCACCGGGGGAGCGTTGGGTTCCCTCGTCGGTCAGTTCATCAAGATCTCAGCCGATGAGCGCAAGACCCTGCTCGCCGCCGGCGCGGCCGCCGGAATGGCCGCCACATTCGGATCCCCCGTGGCCGCTGTTCTCCTTGCGGTAGAGCTCCTCTTGTTCGAGTACCGACCTCGCTCTTTGATCCCGGTCATTCTCGCTTCTGTCGCTGCAACGGGCGTGCGTATTGGGTTTGATGGCATGGCGCCGGCCTTTTCGGTTCGAGACCTGCCAGCGCCTACACCCTATGGACTGATTGGTTATGTCGCCGTCGGAGCGATAGCAGGCATCGCGTCCGTTGCAGTGACCAAAGCCGTCTATGCGGTGGAGGACCTGTTCGAACGGTTTCCGATCCATTGGATGTGGTGGCCGGCGCTCGGCGCCATACCAGTGGGCATCATCGGCATGTTTGTCCCGCGCACGATGGGGGTTGGTTACGACAACATCGAGCAGATGATCTCCGGCGGGTTCACCGGCAAGGCTCTCGGAGTGCTCTGTGCGTGCAAGTTGGTGTCGTGGCTGTTCTCGCTCGGAAGTGGAACCTCTGGCGGAACGCTCGCGCCGCTCTTCACCGTCGGCGGCGGTGTCGGATACGCGGCAGCTGCGGGACTCGCGGCCATCGTACCATCGGCCGGAATCGATCTTCGTATCGGTACACTCGTGGGGATGGCCGCGCTCTTTGCTGGTGCCTCGCGCGCACCCCTAGCCTGCGTCGTGTTCGCGTTCGAAGCAACGCGCCAGCCTCTCGGACTGCTCCCGCTGCTCGGTGGGTGCGGGGCCGCCTACCTGTTGTCCTGCGTAATGATGAGGACATCCATCATGACGGAAAAGATCGCGCGTCGCGGCCGACCGATTCCCGCCGAGTACTCGGCAGATCAGCTCGAGCAGGTGCTGGTCAGCGACGTGGGCATACGCTCGGTCGTTACCCTGAAGAACGCAGACCAAATCACAACCGTGAAGGCGTGGCTTCGTTCTGGAGCGCCTGAGACAGCGCACCATGGGTTTCCCGTCGTTGACGATGACGGGCGAGTGCTTGGCGTGGTTACCCAACGTGACATCTATGCCTGCCGAGCCGTGGATCGACCTGTGAGTGCGCTGGTTACCAGGAGTCTGATCGGAATCGCTCGGTCCGCTTCTCTTCGAGAGGCTGCCGACACCATGCTTAGGGAAGGTGTCGGTCGCCTCCCCGTCATGGAGGGGCGACGTTTGCTGGGCATCATCACGAGAAGCGATCTTCTCGAAGCACATCAGCCTAGACTTATCGCCACAACCCGGGTCGAACGCACGAGGCGCGTTGGCTTCGCGAAGCGTGAGGAGCGGCGAGGAACTTGA
- a CDS encoding MgtC/SapB family protein — protein sequence MPATIAWISSAMPWRLFLRIFVGTLLGGVIGYERDVHGRPAGLRTHMIVGLASTTFMVISITFVDYQQFQHQTLVEVDASRIAASIVTGMGFLAGGAILRTGISVQGLTTAAALWLVGAIGMASGSGMFAVATLVTLLGVLALTILRRFEDKDARTTQRHKIDLVLGQTGSAKHISEKLRGMGLTVSTLVQERKPEDDTQSMTLDIRVPVEFDLEQIIDTLEAERGVRYLRIEHVAW from the coding sequence ATGCCAGCAACGATTGCCTGGATTTCAAGTGCGATGCCTTGGAGGTTGTTTCTTCGAATTTTCGTCGGCACCTTGTTAGGAGGCGTCATTGGCTACGAGCGGGACGTGCACGGCAGACCAGCAGGCCTACGCACTCACATGATCGTCGGCCTCGCGTCGACGACGTTCATGGTGATATCGATAACCTTTGTCGACTATCAGCAGTTTCAGCACCAAACCTTAGTCGAGGTAGACGCATCGCGCATCGCAGCATCAATCGTCACAGGCATGGGGTTTTTGGCAGGAGGTGCCATCCTCCGCACCGGAATCTCCGTGCAGGGGCTCACGACTGCGGCGGCACTATGGCTCGTGGGCGCAATCGGGATGGCTTCTGGGTCGGGGATGTTTGCTGTAGCGACCCTTGTCACCCTGTTGGGCGTTCTAGCGCTGACGATTCTTAGGCGATTTGAGGACAAAGATGCTCGGACCACCCAGCGACACAAGATAGACCTCGTCCTTGGGCAGACCGGCTCGGCGAAGCACATTTCGGAGAAACTTCGAGGCATGGGGCTCACGGTCTCAACGCTGGTGCAGGAGCGAAAGCCAGAAGATGACACTCAATCGATGACGCTCGATATCCGCGTTCCGGTGGAATTCGACCTTGAGCAGATCATCGACACCCTGGAAGCAGAACGTGGTGTTCGGTATCTACGAATCGAGCATGTTGCGTGGTGA
- the norR gene encoding nitric oxide reductase transcriptional regulator NorR, which yields MSDQDALLTIAVDLTASLASQDRLARLLEAARRSIPCDAAAVLELAGDDLVPLAAHGLAPEVLGRRFARREHPRLDVVVARRAPVRFPSDSPLPDPYDGLLLVNPDATRDVHACLGCPLMEEDRVIGVLTADALEAGAFDDLDEGFLRMLGALAGAALRTGRIIHALEVASRRHQQIAHALQRDAAQREGGNQIIGTSAAIQRVREEIELVAPSDFAALITGETGVGKELVARSVHQHSRRSEQPLICVNCAALPEMIVESELFGHLRGAYTGATADRAGKFEIADGGTLFLDEVGELPLSVQPKLLRVLQEGEIQRVGSDKPLHVDVRVVAATNRDLEREVEAGRFRADLFHRLNMYPIHVPPLRERRSDIPLLAGLFLDVYRRRLGLGPVRLNEPARHALTTAEWPGNVRELDHLLGRAVLRASVHATRDAPVLLGLEHLQLEAPRPEPGKLEAPCPPPRESPVVVAIGRMTLREALEETKRAMVLRAVEENAGNWAAAARSLGMARSNLHRMAERLGLRK from the coding sequence ATGAGTGACCAGGATGCGCTTCTGACAATCGCGGTGGACCTGACGGCTTCACTCGCCTCGCAGGATCGTCTTGCCCGCCTCCTTGAGGCAGCGAGGCGCTCCATCCCGTGCGATGCCGCCGCGGTACTGGAACTGGCTGGCGACGACCTCGTCCCGCTCGCCGCGCATGGCCTGGCACCGGAAGTGCTCGGGCGGCGTTTTGCGCGTCGCGAACACCCCCGCCTGGACGTCGTCGTCGCGCGCAGGGCCCCGGTTCGCTTTCCTTCGGACAGTCCGCTGCCCGATCCCTACGACGGTCTGCTGCTCGTCAACCCGGATGCCACACGTGACGTGCACGCGTGTCTGGGCTGTCCGCTCATGGAGGAAGACCGCGTCATCGGCGTGCTCACCGCCGACGCGCTCGAGGCGGGAGCGTTCGACGACCTCGACGAGGGATTCCTTCGGATGCTCGGCGCACTCGCTGGTGCCGCCCTTCGCACAGGGCGAATCATCCACGCACTCGAGGTTGCTTCACGTCGCCACCAGCAAATCGCGCACGCGCTGCAACGAGACGCCGCGCAGCGGGAAGGCGGGAACCAGATCATCGGGACCAGCGCTGCCATTCAGCGCGTCCGCGAGGAAATCGAACTCGTCGCTCCCTCTGATTTCGCGGCTCTGATCACGGGGGAAACGGGAGTCGGCAAGGAGCTCGTCGCGCGATCGGTTCATCAACATTCACGTCGTAGCGAGCAGCCTCTCATCTGCGTCAACTGTGCGGCTCTTCCAGAGATGATCGTCGAAAGCGAGCTTTTCGGGCATCTCCGCGGCGCCTACACGGGAGCGACCGCCGACCGCGCGGGGAAGTTCGAAATCGCCGATGGTGGTACCCTTTTCCTCGACGAGGTCGGTGAGCTCCCGCTGTCCGTCCAGCCCAAGCTCCTGCGGGTACTTCAAGAAGGCGAGATCCAGCGTGTTGGGTCAGACAAGCCCCTGCACGTGGATGTGCGCGTCGTGGCCGCAACGAATCGAGACCTTGAACGAGAGGTGGAAGCCGGCCGGTTCCGCGCGGACCTGTTTCATCGCTTGAACATGTATCCGATTCACGTGCCGCCGCTTCGCGAACGGCGTTCGGACATTCCTTTGCTCGCCGGCCTTTTCCTGGATGTGTATCGACGGCGGCTCGGCTTGGGACCCGTACGGCTCAACGAGCCGGCCCGGCACGCACTGACAACCGCTGAATGGCCGGGCAACGTGCGCGAGCTCGATCACCTTCTTGGCCGGGCCGTCCTGCGCGCCAGTGTCCACGCCACACGCGATGCACCGGTTCTGCTCGGACTTGAGCACCTCCAGCTTGAGGCTCCCCGCCCCGAACCAGGGAAGTTGGAGGCCCCGTGCCCACCTCCTCGCGAGAGCCCTGTCGTCGTCGCCATAGGGCGTATGACTCTGCGGGAGGCGCTCGAAGAGACCAAACGCGCCATGGTCCTTCGCGCCGTGGAAGAGAACGCAGGTAATTGGGCCGCGGCGGCACGGTCGTTGGGTATGGCGCGCAGCAACCTGCACCGCATGGCCGAGCGGCTGGGACTGCGGAAGTGA
- the ytfE gene encoding iron-sulfur cluster repair protein YtfE → MIDANDTLGEVATTHPASTLVFLRHRLDFCCGGGQKLGDACRAAGLDPELVIQEISAEATARTPERWDTRPLPELLDFILTRYHEPLRSDLPTLLDAARRVERVHAKKDSCPHGLASLLEQLDAEIGQHLAKEEQVLFPALRSGTGGTNVHMPIRVMMQEHDDHGANLHRLRELATDFSPPPEACATWRALYIGLEKLESELMEHIHLENNVLFPRALNA, encoded by the coding sequence ATGATTGACGCCAACGATACCCTGGGCGAGGTCGCGACCACCCATCCCGCATCGACGCTGGTCTTCCTTCGGCACCGGCTCGACTTCTGCTGTGGGGGTGGCCAGAAGCTTGGCGACGCGTGTCGAGCAGCCGGCCTCGATCCCGAGCTGGTCATCCAGGAGATTAGCGCTGAAGCCACCGCACGGACGCCCGAGCGTTGGGACACACGGCCGTTGCCAGAGCTCCTCGACTTCATCCTCACTCGCTACCACGAGCCGTTGCGGTCGGATCTCCCCACTTTGCTCGACGCGGCACGGAGAGTCGAGCGCGTCCATGCAAAGAAGGACAGCTGCCCTCATGGTTTGGCGTCGCTGTTGGAACAGTTGGATGCCGAGATCGGACAGCACCTCGCCAAGGAAGAACAGGTGCTCTTTCCGGCGCTTCGTTCCGGGACTGGGGGCACCAACGTCCATATGCCGATCCGGGTGATGATGCAGGAGCACGACGACCACGGGGCAAACCTCCATCGTCTTCGCGAGCTCGCAACGGACTTCAGCCCGCCACCGGAGGCGTGCGCAACATGGCGAGCCCTCTACATCGGGCTCGAGAAGCTGGAGTCGGAGCTGATGGAACACATCCACCTCGAGAACAACGTCCTGTTTCCGCGAGCGCTAAACGCGTGA
- a CDS encoding hemerythrin domain-containing protein, with product MMLTQLSRHRATSGENLVDLLGDCHERIRRFITLAHEAGSRQDVPVDQIAQACIDVGRYFTQALPLHVADREESIEPRLRGLSLAVDQAFDAVTQQHRRHEPELEALLRATSVLRHNPHDGMARDEVANTALALEAQFENHLRLEESFPAIRELLSSGTRTTIIDELRRRGHNSRPQSGPIPTPAGGAVMNKPAPPDHGVRFDLAVVARELRAEEPYLREGQTARTLIRTPDLRIVVVALKNGKTISEHHASVTASVQTLSGHIRLQLPERTIDVPEGQLLVMGAGLPHDVYAETDSTFVLTLGWPVSK from the coding sequence GTGATGCTGACGCAGCTTTCCAGACATCGCGCGACTAGTGGCGAGAACTTAGTCGATCTCCTCGGCGACTGCCACGAGAGGATCCGCCGGTTCATCACCTTGGCCCATGAAGCCGGTTCGCGGCAGGATGTCCCCGTCGATCAGATCGCCCAGGCGTGTATCGATGTGGGGCGCTACTTCACCCAGGCGCTGCCGCTTCATGTCGCAGATAGGGAAGAGAGCATCGAGCCGCGACTGCGTGGACTGTCGCTGGCTGTGGACCAAGCTTTCGATGCTGTGACTCAGCAACACCGGCGGCACGAGCCCGAGCTGGAGGCCCTGCTTCGCGCGACGAGTGTGCTTCGACACAACCCGCATGACGGAATGGCCCGAGACGAGGTCGCGAACACCGCCCTGGCGTTGGAGGCGCAGTTCGAGAATCACTTGCGCCTCGAGGAAAGCTTCCCCGCCATTCGTGAGCTCCTGTCGTCAGGGACCCGAACAACGATCATCGATGAGCTTCGAAGGCGGGGACACAACAGTCGACCACAATCGGGGCCGATACCGACCCCCGCTGGAGGAGCAGTCATGAATAAACCTGCACCGCCGGACCACGGCGTGCGCTTTGACCTCGCGGTTGTCGCGCGCGAGCTACGTGCCGAGGAGCCGTACCTTCGCGAAGGGCAGACTGCGCGAACCCTGATTCGTACTCCGGACCTGCGCATCGTCGTCGTCGCGCTCAAGAACGGAAAGACAATCTCCGAGCACCACGCGAGCGTTACCGCATCGGTGCAGACCCTGTCTGGCCACATCCGCCTGCAGCTCCCGGAGCGGACCATAGACGTTCCGGAGGGCCAACTCCTGGTGATGGGAGCTGGTCTGCCGCATGACGTGTACGCAGAGACGGATAGCACATTCGTACTGACGCTGGGCTGGCCCGTAAGCAAGTAG
- a CDS encoding carboxymuconolactone decarboxylase family protein codes for MQPALERPGGAALAKRTRDEHVELRRTVSADRHDRATTLDRFGTLLRDQVRFEERMAFEAVQERLSDAESRSRMRSMPCAGVGVGVVATGRKRLDMGDDTFPRPTADLAKRRKSLAPDVESAFHDFSKAVFREGALSRKHKQIIAVAVAHVTQCPYCIRGHTTAATREGATPEELMEAIWVAAEMRAGGAYAHSLIALDVLGAEHDHAPRE; via the coding sequence ATGCAGCCCGCGTTGGAACGACCCGGAGGTGCTGCGCTTGCAAAGCGAACGCGAGACGAACACGTGGAGCTTCGCCGGACCGTGTCCGCAGACAGACACGACCGTGCGACCACACTGGATCGGTTCGGCACTCTGCTGCGAGATCAGGTCCGATTCGAGGAACGCATGGCCTTCGAGGCCGTGCAGGAGAGGTTGAGTGACGCCGAGTCTCGAAGCCGTATGCGAAGTATGCCGTGTGCAGGCGTCGGCGTCGGCGTCGTAGCCACGGGAAGGAAGCGACTAGATATGGGCGACGACACATTCCCAAGACCGACAGCCGATCTCGCGAAGCGCCGCAAGAGCCTGGCTCCTGACGTGGAGTCTGCTTTCCACGACTTCAGCAAGGCCGTGTTTCGCGAAGGTGCCCTGTCGCGCAAGCACAAGCAAATTATCGCGGTGGCCGTGGCGCATGTGACCCAGTGCCCCTACTGCATTCGTGGGCATACCACCGCTGCAACGCGCGAAGGCGCCACGCCCGAGGAGCTGATGGAGGCGATCTGGGTGGCCGCAGAGATGCGCGCGGGCGGCGCGTATGCTCATTCCCTGATTGCGCTCGATGTCCTTGGCGCGGAGCACGACCATGCCCCGCGCGAGTAG
- a CDS encoding DUF488 domain-containing protein — translation MPRASSPRLQVKRVYDPPTRSDGRRVLVDRIWPRGLSKDGAELDAWFKGIAPSAELRKWFSHEPSRWASFKWRYFRELDEREEAIEQLLDGCNARTLTLLFAAKDPAHNNAVALKEYLDARAKR, via the coding sequence ATGCCCCGCGCGAGTAGTCCAAGGCTTCAGGTTAAGCGCGTCTACGACCCACCGACTCGCTCAGATGGGCGTCGCGTGCTGGTGGATCGGATTTGGCCCCGTGGCCTCTCGAAAGATGGCGCCGAGCTCGATGCGTGGTTCAAGGGTATCGCCCCCAGTGCAGAGCTGCGCAAATGGTTTAGCCACGAGCCATCGAGGTGGGCGTCCTTCAAGTGGAGGTACTTTCGCGAACTCGACGAACGAGAAGAGGCGATCGAGCAGCTGTTGGACGGCTGTAATGCACGCACCCTTACCCTGCTGTTCGCCGCAAAGGACCCCGCGCACAACAACGCCGTGGCGTTGAAGGAGTACTTGGATGCGCGAGCGAAGCGATGA
- a CDS encoding DUF4149 domain-containing protein, whose product MMHVLYLLSVWVHILAATVWIGGMLFLVLVVVPWLRTGGRTDAAVFLRETGERFRNVGWVCFGLLLVTGTFNLWVRGVRLGDFARAEWLESSFGKTSLVKLSAFVLVLIVSATHDFVVGPRATRAIAADARAAQAHLERRRASVLGRVNVLLALILVAAGVMLVRGTPW is encoded by the coding sequence ATGATGCACGTGCTCTACCTGCTTTCGGTGTGGGTCCACATCCTCGCGGCGACTGTCTGGATCGGGGGCATGCTGTTCCTGGTTCTGGTCGTCGTCCCCTGGCTGCGAACGGGTGGCCGAACGGATGCCGCCGTCTTTCTACGTGAGACCGGGGAGCGCTTCCGCAATGTCGGCTGGGTCTGCTTTGGACTGTTGCTAGTCACTGGGACCTTCAACTTATGGGTTCGGGGCGTCCGGCTAGGAGACTTTGCACGCGCCGAGTGGCTGGAATCGTCGTTCGGTAAGACTAGCCTCGTCAAGTTGAGCGCATTCGTGCTTGTGCTGATAGTGAGCGCCACCCACGACTTCGTCGTCGGCCCACGCGCAACCAGGGCGATCGCGGCAGACGCTCGCGCGGCACAGGCTCACCTTGAACGTCGGCGTGCATCGGTGCTTGGTCGGGTCAATGTGCTTCTCGCGCTGATCCTCGTGGCCGCCGGCGTGATGCTCGTCAGGGGGACGCCATGGTGA
- a CDS encoding cytochrome P450, giving the protein MAGGSEGAWGNATRSSARANRPCGAHLAARADSRPGVVPGGRDLRRPDCPLTRAPPNPARCAGLIPEEWLRVPGPLVSNRRRVTRDVTLGGLCMAAGERVSLMWISANRDETVFESPDSVRSDRDQRASLLWGAGVDVCVPGNALTQAACLPRKWLGFASFEARMTLCEDGPR; this is encoded by the coding sequence ATTGCCGGCGGTTCGGAAGGCGCGTGGGGGAACGCCACTCGCTCGAGCGCACGAGCTAATCGACCATGCGGCGCTCACCTCGCTGCTCGTGCCGACTCCCGACCTGGCGTTGTGCCAGGAGGTCGTGATCTGCGCCGACCAGATTGCCCGCTCACCCGAGCTCCACCGAACCCTGCGCGATGTGCCGGCCTGATACCAGAGGAGTGGTTGCGAGTCCCAGGCCCGCTGGTGTCCAACCGGCGACGGGTGACCCGCGACGTCACTCTGGGTGGACTCTGCATGGCGGCTGGCGAACGGGTGTCGCTGATGTGGATCAGCGCGAACCGCGACGAGACCGTGTTCGAGAGTCCCGACTCCGTGCGCAGCGATCGGGATCAACGCGCGAGCCTCCTCTGGGGAGCAGGCGTTGACGTTTGCGTGCCGGGGAACGCGCTCACCCAGGCGGCTTGCCTTCCCCGAAAATGGTTGGGCTTCGCTTCCTTTGAGGCTCGGATGACACTGTGCGAGGATGGGCCCCGATGA